Proteins found in one Oncorhynchus mykiss isolate Arlee chromosome 17, USDA_OmykA_1.1, whole genome shotgun sequence genomic segment:
- the LOC110534555 gene encoding UPF0472 protein C16orf72 homolog codes for MEEKKEKEGEAEIQEHGPEHWFSKWERQCLAEAERQEPSDDESEQSQQKLWHLFQNSATAVAQLYKDRVCQQQGLSLWVPFQNAATAVTNLYKESLESHQRSYELGVQRAYQRRNKDMLAWVKKRRRNIRREDLISFLCGKAPPPRNPRRDAQTPKHGHALSVMSPGRPPSTESGSSVEADLQPFREAIALHGLSGAMASISVRSGAPGSPTHLTRDSPVTPQPGRNRRNGLHDVDLNTFIAEEMALHLENAAATAAANRKRASAQCSDVITDSPTHKRNRML; via the exons atggaggagaagaaggagaaggagggcgAAGCGGAGATCCAGGAGCACGGTCCCGAACATTGGTTCTCCAAATGGGAGCGGCAGTGTTTGGCCGAAGCGGAGCGACAGGAGCCGAGCGACGACGAGTCGGAGCAAAGTCAGCAAAAACTATGGCATCTTTTCCAAAATTCAGCCACTGCGGTCGCACAGCTATACAAAG acaGAGTTTGTCAACAGCAGGGTCTGTCTCTCTGGGTTCCCTTCCAGAACGCAGCTACTGCCGTCACCAACCTATACAAAG AGTCACTAGAGTCCCACCAGCGGAGCTATGAGTTGGGGGTCCAGCGGGCGTACCAGCGTCGTAACAAAGACATGCTGGCCTgggtgaagaagaggaggagaaacatcAGGAGGGAGGACCTCATCAGCTTTTTGTGTGGCAAGGCCCCGCCCCCACGCAACCCCCGTCGCGACGCACAGACACCCAAACACGGCCACGCCCTCTCTGTGATGTCACCCGGCAGGCCGCCATCCACGGAGAGCGGGTCGTCTGTCGAGGCGGACCTGCAGCCCTTCAGAGAGGCCATCgcactgcacg GCCTGAGTGGGGCGATGGCCAGTATATCCGTTCGTTCCGGTGCCCCTGGCTCTCCGACGCACCTAACACGCGACAGCCCCGTCACTCCGCAGCCGGGACGTAACCGTAGGAACGGTCTCCACGACGTCGACCTGAACACCTTCATCGCCGAGGAGATGGCGCTCCATTTGGAGAACGCCGCGGCAACCGCTGCAGCCAATAGGAAGAGGGCGTCTGCCCAGTGCAGTGACGTCATCACAGACTCGCCCACCCACAAACGCAACCGGATGCTCTGA
- the LOC118940222 gene encoding fibrinogen alpha chain-like isoform X2, with protein MATGMDVQESGLCGHRVWDPGCPSPDGLGSWVPLTRQSGCLTGRSGILGAPHQTVWVPHRTVWDPGCPSPDGLGSWVPLTGQSGILGAPHQTVWDPGCPSPDGLGSWVPLTERSGILGAPHQTVWDPGWSGILDGRSCSQTFSKRRHAS; from the exons ATGGCTACAGGGATGGATGTGCAagagtcagggctttgtggtcaCAGGGTCTGGGATCCTGGGTGCCCCTCACCAGACGGTCTGGGATCCTGGGTGCCCCTCACCAGACAGTCTGGGTGCCTCACCGGACGGTCTGGGATCCTGGGTGCCCCTCACCAGACGGTCTGGGTGCCTCACCGGACGGTCTGGGATCCTGGGTGCCCCTCACCAGACGGTCTGGGGTCCTGGGTGCCCCTCACCGGACAGTCTGGGATCCTGGGTGCCCCTCACCAGACGGTCTGGGATCCTGGGTGCCCCTCACCAGACGGTCTGGGATCCTGGGTGCCCCTCACCGAACGGTCTGGGATCCTGGGTGCCCCTCACCAGACGGTCTGGGATCCTGG ATGGTCTGGGATCCTGGATGGT CGTTCGTGCAGTCAGACCTTTTCTAAGCGGCGACACGCTAGCTAA
- the LOC118940222 gene encoding fibrinogen alpha chain-like isoform X4: protein MATGMDVQESGLCGHRVWDPGCPSPDGLGSWVPLTRQSGCLTGRSGILGAPHQTVWVPHRTVWDPGCPSPDGLGSWVPLTGQSGILGAPHQTVWDPGCPSPDGLGSWVPLTERSGILDGLGSWMVWDPNSEHL, encoded by the exons ATGGCTACAGGGATGGATGTGCAagagtcagggctttgtggtcaCAGGGTCTGGGATCCTGGGTGCCCCTCACCAGACGGTCTGGGATCCTGGGTGCCCCTCACCAGACAGTCTGGGTGCCTCACCGGACGGTCTGGGATCCTGGGTGCCCCTCACCAGACGGTCTGGGTGCCTCACCGGACGGTCTGGGATCCTGGGTGCCCCTCACCAGACGGTCTGGGGTCCTGGGTGCCCCTCACCGGACAGTCTGGGATCCTGGGTGCCCCTCACCAGACGGTCTGGGATCCTGGGTGCCCCTCACCAGACGGTCTGGGATCCTGGGTGCCCCTCACCGAACGGTCTGGGATCCTGG ATGGTCTGGGATCCTGGATGGTCTGGGATCCCAACAGTGAACATCTGTAA
- the LOC118940222 gene encoding fibrinogen alpha chain-like isoform X3, whose translation MATGMDVQESGLCGHRVWDPGCPSPDGLGSWVPLTRQSGCLTGRSGILGAPHQTVWVPHRTVWDPGCPSPDGLGSWVPLTGQSGILGAPHQTVWDPGCPSPDGLGSWVPLTERSGILGAPHQTVWDPGWSGILDGLGSQQ comes from the exons ATGGCTACAGGGATGGATGTGCAagagtcagggctttgtggtcaCAGGGTCTGGGATCCTGGGTGCCCCTCACCAGACGGTCTGGGATCCTGGGTGCCCCTCACCAGACAGTCTGGGTGCCTCACCGGACGGTCTGGGATCCTGGGTGCCCCTCACCAGACGGTCTGGGTGCCTCACCGGACGGTCTGGGATCCTGGGTGCCCCTCACCAGACGGTCTGGGGTCCTGGGTGCCCCTCACCGGACAGTCTGGGATCCTGGGTGCCCCTCACCAGACGGTCTGGGATCCTGGGTGCCCCTCACCAGACGGTCTGGGATCCTGGGTGCCCCTCACCGAACGGTCTGGGATCCTGGGTGCCCCTCACCAGACGGTCTGGGATCCTGG ATGGTCTGGGATCCTGGATGGTCTGGGATCCCAACAGTGA
- the LOC118940222 gene encoding fibrinogen alpha chain-like isoform X1, whose translation MCKSQGFVVTGSGILGAPHQTVWDPGCPSPDSLGASPDGLGSWVPLTRRSGCLTGRSGILGAPHQTVWGPGCPSPDSLGSWVPLTRRSGILGAPHQTVWDPGCPSPNGLGSWVPLTRRSGILDGLGSWMVWDPNSEHRSCSQTFSKRRHAS comes from the exons ATGTGCAagagtcagggctttgtggtcaCAGGGTCTGGGATCCTGGGTGCCCCTCACCAGACGGTCTGGGATCCTGGGTGCCCCTCACCAGACAGTCTGGGTGCCTCACCGGACGGTCTGGGATCCTGGGTGCCCCTCACCAGACGGTCTGGGTGCCTCACCGGACGGTCTGGGATCCTGGGTGCCCCTCACCAGACGGTCTGGGGTCCTGGGTGCCCCTCACCGGACAGTCTGGGATCCTGGGTGCCCCTCACCAGACGGTCTGGGATCCTGGGTGCCCCTCACCAGACGGTCTGGGATCCTGGGTGCCCCTCACCGAACGGTCTGGGATCCTGGGTGCCCCTCACCAGACGGTCTGGGATCCTGG ATGGTCTGGGATCCTGGATGGTCTGGGATCCCAACAGTGAACAT CGTTCGTGCAGTCAGACCTTTTCTAAGCGGCGACACGCTAGCTAA
- the LOC110533195 gene encoding broad substrate specificity ATP-binding cassette transporter ABCG2 isoform X1 translates to MPLCDWLTGGVKRLGQGNLGYVTLKLEHRLDSYCSRQLLSLCLSLYLSNIISSPFPSFSLSLSVSVCLSVCLSVCLSVSLSLSLSLSLPVSLSVSLSLSLSLSLSLPPLSLSPCLSVSLLPSLSVRRMSKPQNGESGSPAADDPEVMFQVPGPTVSFSRLHYSVMESNGLCHKTGPEKHILRDVSGIMRPGMNAIMGPTGSGKTSLLDVIAGRKDPAGLKFGQVLIDGKMVDSDLRLISAYVVQDDILMGTLSVRENLLFSVNLRLDPRHYSAADKQQRVDSIIDDLGLQDCAHTKVSRTHLQRSGLVSLLN, encoded by the exons ATGCCCCTGTGTGATTGGTTGACAGGGGGCGTAAAGAGGCTTGGGCAGGGCAATCTGGGATACGTTACCTTGAAGTTAGAACATAGGTTAGATAGCTACTGCAGCagacaactcctctctctctgtctgtctctttatctaTCTAACATCATTTCTTCTCcgttcccttctttctctctctctctgtctgtctctgtctgtctgtctgtctgtctgtctgtctgtctgtctgtctctctctctctctctctctctctctctctccctgtctctctctctgtctctctctctctctctctgtctctctctctctctctacctcctctctctctatctccctgtctctctgtctctctccttccctctctctcggtGAGGAGGATGTCTAAGCCCCAGAATGGTGAGTCAGGCAGCCCAGCAGCAGATGATCCAGAGGTGATGTTCCAGGTACCTGGTCCAACCGTCTCCTTCTCCAGACTACACTACTCTGTCATGGAGAGCAATGGACTCTGCCACAAGACAGGACCTgagaaacacatcctcagagacGTCAG CGGCATCATGAGACCAGGGATGAACGCCATCATGGGGCCAACAGGAAGTGGAAAAACATC tcTCCTGGATGTGATAGCAGGTCGTAAGGACCCAGCAGGGTTGAAGTTTGGTCAGGTTCTGATCGATGGGAAGATGGTGGACTCTGACCTCCGACTCATATCTGCCTACGTGGTGCag GATGATATATTGATGGGAACCCTGTCAGTGAGAGAGAACTTGTTGTTCAGTGTGAACCTGAGACTAGACCCTAGACATTATTCTGCAGCTGACAAACAGCAGAGAGTGGACAGCATCATAGATGACCTGGGTCTACAGGACTGTGCCCACACCAAGGTCAGCCGTACACACCTGCAGAGGTCTGGTCTGGTTAGCCTGTTGAACTAG
- the LOC110533195 gene encoding broad substrate specificity ATP-binding cassette transporter ABCG2 isoform X2, translated as MSKPQNGESGSPAADDPEVMFQVPGPTVSFSRLHYSVMESNGLCHKTGPEKHILRDVSGIMRPGMNAIMGPTGSGKTSLLDVIAGRKDPAGLKFGQVLIDGKMVDSDLRLISAYVVQDDILMGTLSVRENLLFSVNLRLDPRHYSAADKQQRVDSIIDDLGLQDCAHTKVSRTHLQRSGLVSLLN; from the exons ATGTCTAAGCCCCAGAATGGTGAGTCAGGCAGCCCAGCAGCAGATGATCCAGAGGTGATGTTCCAGGTACCTGGTCCAACCGTCTCCTTCTCCAGACTACACTACTCTGTCATGGAGAGCAATGGACTCTGCCACAAGACAGGACCTgagaaacacatcctcagagacGTCAG CGGCATCATGAGACCAGGGATGAACGCCATCATGGGGCCAACAGGAAGTGGAAAAACATC tcTCCTGGATGTGATAGCAGGTCGTAAGGACCCAGCAGGGTTGAAGTTTGGTCAGGTTCTGATCGATGGGAAGATGGTGGACTCTGACCTCCGACTCATATCTGCCTACGTGGTGCag GATGATATATTGATGGGAACCCTGTCAGTGAGAGAGAACTTGTTGTTCAGTGTGAACCTGAGACTAGACCCTAGACATTATTCTGCAGCTGACAAACAGCAGAGAGTGGACAGCATCATAGATGACCTGGGTCTACAGGACTGTGCCCACACCAAGGTCAGCCGTACACACCTGCAGAGGTCTGGTCTGGTTAGCCTGTTGAACTAG